In Podospora pseudoanserina strain CBS 124.78 chromosome 5, whole genome shotgun sequence, a single window of DNA contains:
- a CDS encoding hypothetical protein (antiSMASH:Cluster_9; COG:S; EggNog:ENOG503Q3YT) — MIPYKQLGFSDKCLTSVNTTLPSCPGWLHTHTGIGDASFQLLEDWQLQELCDSSCRKELGNLRNSIKAACTAKQDLVVPGGADGIAYPGRSQGVFAIPSCPTRFACKSLTAFSVSFFADRYLYAVKAGCVKDP, encoded by the exons ATGATCCCCTACAAGCAGCTAGGGTTCAGCGACAAATGCCTGACATCAGTTAACACGACACTGCCGTCATGTCCTGGCTGGCTTCACACACATACAGGCATCGG CGATGCAAGCTTTCAGCTTTTAGAAGATTGGCAGCTTCAAGAACTATGTGATTCTTCCTGCAGAAAAGAGCTTGGCAATCTGCGCAACTCAATCAAGGCGGCTTGTACCGCGAAACAAGATCTTGTAGTCCCTGGGGGTGCGGACGGTATTGCTTATCCAGGTAGGTCTCAGGGTGTTTTCGCCATTCCATCGTGCCCAACCAGATTTGCATGTAAATCTCTAACAGCTTTCTCAGTCTCATTCTTTGCCGACCGTTATCTTTATGCAGTCAAGGCGGGATGTGTGAAGGATCCGTGA
- a CDS encoding hypothetical protein (antiSMASH:Cluster_9; EggNog:ENOG503P0PA; COG:G) codes for MPLSASGQYCDAIVATWKNRDNYTDAQKCSDCELGLAAKKTGYNYATPTSYALNSAGTAPPPQRTRSTGTQHVVKAGDTCRTIAGLAGIGSYQLINENGLDLSCNLLPPANESICMPEKCETFELVVGQTCDDIMEEYGMTKAQFAGLESLHQPVVQES; via the exons ATGCCTCTTAGTGCCAGTGGTCAATACTGCGACGCCATCGTGGCCACCTGGAAGAACCGTGACAACTACACGGACGCCCAGAAATGTTCCGACTGTGAACTCGGCCTGG CTGCAAAAAAGACCGGGTACAACTACGCGACCCCCACCTCATACGCTCTCAACTCCGCTGGGAcggcaccgccgccgcagcgCACCCGTAGCACAGGTACTCAACACGTAGTCAAGGCTGGCGATACTTGTCGGACCATCGCGGGACTGGCCGGGATTGGATCCTACCAGCTGATCAACGAGAATGGCCTCGACCTTAGCTGCAATCTTTTGCCGCCTGCGAATGAATCCATCTGCATGCCGGAGAAATGCGAGACGTtcgagttggtggtgggtcaAACCTGCGACGACATAATGGAGGAGTATGGCATGACCAAGGCGCAATTTGCTGGCCTGGAATCCCTTCATCAACCCGTCGTGCAGGAATCTTAG
- a CDS encoding hypothetical protein (antiSMASH:Cluster_9; EggNog:ENOG503P0PA; COG:G) gives MIYLKFSISVDGFYFLNTNLDKNCTNLWKDTAYCVKPVGNIVTYPGYKTSTASTSFTRPTPQPTASAAPIPIPTLHPKAPGTVNECFLRRNAWESFFMANNPLFAGGNNCTSWASVGDVTIQQLLEWNPNLSATKCEFKPGSSYCVRKWETEPPQLEPPHDYCLPADPSRIPDTTLQPKDCSCYFGLRAKDKSAFFNCTQFPLNFSITLSTVLNPQPMAWLHPHDLQPKPLDPYEHGWLYPTVCRASWHRHSLPRHDKQSLHLYSHQATHLNAETNHRPIKHHKTTRLNSSPEPPSANPTRC, from the exons ATGATATACCTCAAGTTCAGCATTTCCGTTGATGGCTTCTACTTTCTCAACACAAATCTCGACAAAAACTGCACCAATTTGTGGAAAGACACAGCCTACTGTGTCAAACCGGTCGGAAACATCGTGACGTACCCAGGCTACAAGACATCGACTgcctccaccagcttcaCTCGCCCAACCCCACAGCCCACAGCATCGGCGGCACCTATCCCCATACCTACTCTACACCCCAAAGCGCCGGGGACAGTGAATGAATGTTTTCTTCGCAGGAATGCCTGGGAAAGCTTCTTCATGGCAAATAATCCACTTTTCGCGGGCGGCAACAACTGCACCTCGTGGGCCAGTGTCGGCGACGTCACTATCCAACAACTTTTGGAGTGGAACCCCAATTTGTCCGCAACCAAGTGCGAGTTCAAGCCCGGATCAAGCTACTGTGTGCGGAAGTGGGAAACAGAGC CACCTCAACTAGAACCGCCCCACGATTATTGCCTCCCAGCTGACCCTTCACGGATCCCAGACACAACCCTCCAGCCCAAAGATTGCAGCTGTTATTTTGGTCTGCGGGCAAAAGACAAAT cagccttcttcaactgTACCCAATTCCCACTCAACTTCagcatcaccctctccactgtcctcaaccctcaacccatGGCTTGGCTCCACCCCCACGACCTGCAACCAAAACCTCTGGACCCGTATGAACATGGATGGCTTTATCCAACTGTGTGTCGAGCGAGCTGGCACCggcactccctcccccgccacgACAAGCAAAGCCTCCATCTCTACTCCCACCAAGCCACCCACCTCAACGCAGAGACCAACCACCGCCCCATCAAACATCACAAAACCACccgcctcaacagcagccccgAACCCCCCAGCGCCAACCCAACCAGGTGCTAA
- a CDS encoding hypothetical protein (EggNog:ENOG503P8YZ): MQATFVLSLLAASASALVHVPRQGGVNPAVIPQDFGVKAGDGRDTIQVGSCVGANQKLIPCDCPPAPNDPDFLGKLSQGLSQGFFPDPSVPIPISLGEFNDASDTSIETQKRRGTAMIQVLQSLNGAKGSGCPGVAAPNLVKLQQTGQIGAGSVGNAGK; this comes from the coding sequence ATGCAGGCCACTTTTGttctctccctcctcgccgcctcggcctctGCCCTGGTCCACGTCCCTCGCCAAGGCGGCGTCAACCCGGCTGTCATTCCTCAGGACTTTGGTGTCAAGGCCGGTGATGGCCGGGACACCATCCAAGTCGGAAGCTGTGTCGGCGCCAACCAGAAGCTCATCCCCTGCGACTGCCCACCTGCTCCCAACGACCCAGACTTCCTCGGCAAGCTCTCCCAGGGCCTCAGCCAGGGCTTCTTCCCGGACCCCAGTGTGCCAATTCCCATCTCTCTTGGGGAGTTCAACGATGCCTCCGATACTTCGATCGAGACTCAGAAGAGGCGCGGCACTGCCATGATCCAGGTCTTGCAGAGCTTAAACGGTGCCAAGGGGTCGGGCTGCCCAGGTGTTGCTGCACCCAACCTGGTGAAGCTTCAGCAGACGGGACAGATTGGGGCCGGCAGCGTTGGCAACGCCGGCAAGTAA
- a CDS encoding hypothetical protein (COG:G; EggNog:ENOG503NYCA): MTTPRPIAGTAALEKSDSDHLSTGGPETAKREDVATPFSPEDEARLTKRVLLKMDTRILPILSLLFLCSFLDRTNVGNAKIIGLEKDLAISNTQYNRGLAVFYATYIASELPSNLLLKKITPRVWLPLLTVAWGIVTMCLGFVRSFGSFFAVRAVLGLAEGGLLPGMVLYLSGLYTRQEMAVRIGIFYTAASLSGAFGGLLARGLSAIGPRGGLEGWRWIFIMEGVITVVAGVIAYFFLPTSVATASYLTQEEKDFAQLRLQGKIGAAGGDERFNPVLEREEKFKWSEVRRGILNLQVWLTATAYFAILSGLYSFGLFLPTIINDLKITSNANESQLWSVIPYAVATPVTVAVAFASDRLKLRGVIMLFTLLIAIVGYAVIGNVPSPNVRFGMTCLMAVGMYSSVPCILVWNSNNSAGHYKRATTSALQLAVANCGGFVATFAYPSVDGPLYHKGHSIILGLLVYAWLAILTNVFWCIKINKDKARGKYDHHAGSGDDRDPMFKMIL, encoded by the exons ATGACAACACCACGTCCAATCGCGGGCACCGCCGCGCTCGAGAAAAGCGACAGCgaccacctctccaccggcGGCCCCGAAACCGCCAAACGCGAGGACGTcgccacccccttctccccggAAGACGAAGCCCGCCTCACCAAGCGCGTCCTCCTCAAGATGGACACccgcatcctccccatcctctccctcctcttcctctgctccTTCCTCGACCGCACCAACGTCGGCAACGCCAAGATCATTGGTCTCGAGAAGGACCTTGCCATCTCCAACACGCAGTACAACCGGGGTCTTGCCGTCTTTTACGCCACTTACATCGCATCTGAGCTGCCTTctaatcttcttctcaagaAGATAACGCCCCGGGTTTGGCTGCCGCTTCTGACGGTGGCTTGGGGGATTGTAACGATGTGTCTGGGGTTTGTAAGGAGCTTTGGCTCGTTTTTCGCCGTGAGGGCagtgttggggttggcggaggggggtttgCTCCCCGGGATGGTGCTGTATCTGTCGGGGTTGTACACGCGACAGGAGATGGCGGTGAGGATTGGTATTTTTTATACGGCCGCTAGTTTGTCGGGCGCTTTTGGGG GTCTCCTGGCAAGGGGTCTATCCGCGATCGGGCCTAGGGGTGGGCttgaggggtggaggtggatctTCATCATGGAGGGGGTCATT ACGGTTGTTGCCGGCGTGATTGCGTACTTTTTCTTGCCGACGAGTGTTGCCACTGCGTCCTACCTGACacaagaggagaaggacttTGCGCAGCTGAGGCTGCAAGGGAAGATCGGagctgccggtggtgacgaGAGGTTCAA CCCCGTCTTGGAACGCGAAGAGAAATTCAAGTGGTCCGAAGTGCGCCGCggcatcctcaacctccaggTCTGGCTCACGGCCACTGCCTACTTTGCCATCCTATCGGGACTTTACAGCTTCGGCCTGTTCCTCCCAACAATTATCAACGACCTCAAAATCACATCCAACGCCAACGAGAGTCAGCTGTGGTCCGTGATTCCCTACGCCGTGGCCACGCCAGTCACGGTCGCCGTAGCTTTTGCCTCGGACCGTCTCAAGCTCCGGGGCGTCATCATGCTCTTCACTCTTCTCATCGCCATCGTTGGCTACGCGGTCATCGGCAACGTCCCCTCTCCCAATGTCCGGTTCGGCATGACCTGTCTCATGGCTGTCGGGATGTACAGCAGCGTGCCGTGTATTCTCGTCTGGAACTCGAATAACTCGGCTGGTCACTACAAAAGGGCAACAACTTCGGCGCTGCAGCTGGCGGTTGCCAACTGTGGAGGCTTTGTGGCGACTTTTGCGTATCCGAGCGTTGACGGGCCGTTGTACCACAAAGGACATAGCATCATCTTGGGGCTGTTGGTTTATGCGTGGCTTGC GATTCTCACAAACGTCTTTTGGTgcatcaagatcaacaaggacaaggcgAGAGGGAAGTACGATCATCATGCGGGTAGCGGTGATGACAGGGATCCAATGTTCAAGATGATATTGTGA